The Hordeum vulgare subsp. vulgare chromosome 7H, MorexV3_pseudomolecules_assembly, whole genome shotgun sequence DNA window caaattttagaattttctgacaatccgtgctttttttatgaatttccattcgaaAACCGGCACAAAGAGatgtcggacgtgacgcaacgtgcgtttggtctccgatttcgttgaaattttgcgtggcatcattgagtgtccattctcaggtgccggcaaaagttgggtgaatttcatgaatgcatgcatgtacttcatgtgcaacccatgggtgtcggtatggacggaaggactgctacaacgccatcttgcaactatccttcattattttttttaattttttttccacgattcacgatgaacttcacaaggagacacgtcaaattttagaattttgtgacaatccgtgcttttttaatgaatttccattcaaaaaccggcacaaacagatggCACACGTGACGCaaggtgcgtttggtctccgatttcgttgaaattttgcgtggcatcattgcatgtccattctcaggtgccggaaaaagttgggtgaatttcatgaatgcatgcatgtacttcatgtgcaacccatgggtgtcggtatggacggaaggggtgctacaacgccatcttgcaactacccttcatgaaatttttatttttttccacgattcacgatgaacttcacaaggaggcacgccaaattttagaattttctgacaatccgtgctttttttatgaatttccattcaaaaactggcacaaacagatgccggacgtgacgcaacgtgcgtttgatcttcgatttcgttgaaattttgcgtgacatcattgcatgtccattctcaagtgccggcaaaagttggatgaatttcatgaatgcatgtatgtacttcatgtgcaacccatgggtgtcagtatggacggaaggggtgctccaACACCATCTTGCAACTAtccttcatgaaaaaatttcaatttttttccacgcttcagaatgaacttcacaaggcggcacgtcaaattttagaattttctgacaatccgtgctttttttcataaatttccattcaaaaaccggcacaaacacaTGCCGGACGTGacacaacgtgcgtttggtctccgattttgttgaaattttgcgtggcatcattgcatgtacttcatgtttaAGAAAGATTATAAGTTATTTATATATTATTTAAGAaaacttatttaaaataatttcaTGAATGTTTATATCGTTTAAGAATTTTTTTACGTCTTAATATGATTTCACGAATGTTTATATCGTTTAAGAAATATTAtaagttatttttttcttttttttcatttttttaaattaaaATATTTAGTTAactaatgtaaacaatttaaatatttcaaataaataataataatagtaataacaaTGTAAACAATGAATTTAGATTCATAATAAACTTAGATAAAATTTCATAGTTCCCGATTACATTCGAACataattaaaaaactaaaaataaaatttaaTTAAACATTACTAAATTCTAAAAATCCTAATCTAATCGGAGTCGAGGTAGACGACGGCGGGCCCGTCCAccgcgccgtcgccgtccccgccgtcgtcgtcgtcgtcggagttCTCGGCGAGGGCATCccagtcgacgtcgtcgtcaggcGGCGGGtttgccgccgctgccgccgtcgcctGGATCGCCGCCGCGATCTCCGCCTCTTccctcgccgccgctgccgccctgGCGAGTCGTCGGGGTCGCCGTCCTCGCGGAGGATGAACTGCTCCAGCGGCACCTCGTACTCCGCCGGGACAGCCGGGGCCGCCACCGAGGCCGCCGAAGGTGGGTGGGGGATCGCCGCCCGACGGCGACGCGGTACACCCTCGCCACTGTCGCCGCCTGCCGGCAACGCCTGATGACGTCGTTGTAGCTCTTCCCATCCCAGAAGGCGTGCCGACCGTGGGTGTTGTAGCGGCCGCCGGGGTGGACCCGGAGCTGCTCCGGCGTCGCGGGGTTCGTCAGCGTCGGATAGCTGTCCTTGCAAATCCTCCAAGGTTTTGCAAGGCGGTAGCCTGGCGGGGTTGCTCTCCGGcgcgccgccgccggagctgctGCCGCCGGCATGGTCCATCGCCGGGTCGTCGTAGaactgggaaggaagggggagagcTTCGGGGCGATGGGGACCTGCGGCGAAACGACGGAGAGCGGGGGAGAGAATGAGAGCAGGGGAGCGACGGGTGTGCCGACGAGCCGCGGGACGACGGGTATATATAGCGCCGCGACGGGAGGGGAGGCGACGGGGAAGCTGGCCGGCGTAACTCCCCCGGAGTGAATGCGCGTCGCCTCGGGAGCCGTCGAACCAACGGGCTAGCGGCGACGGCCTCGGGAACCGATGCAACTGGGTTCTGACGATGGGGCCGCCATTAATGGCGTCGCCTCGGGAACCGATGCAACTGGGTTCTGACGATGGGGCCGCCATTAATGGCGTCGCCTCGGGAGCCGTCAAACCAACGGGCTAATGGCGGCATCTGACGACGCTGACGCGGTGGTTAATAGCGGCGGCTTCGGGAACCGACGCGGCGAGCTGGCGATGCGGTGGTTAATGGCGGCGGCTTCGGGAACCGACGCGGACTGGCGAGGCAGCGCGGGATTAATGGCGGCGGCGTCGGGAACCGACGTGAACTGACGACGCAGCGCGGAATTAATGTCGTGGTCTTGGGAACCGACGGATTGACCGCAGTCAGACCGGCGTGGCGACGCCACGTCGCAGCGGTGTGGGACGCGGGTACGGCGTGTATACGGGGCTCTTGTACGTCGCTGTTTCGTCAGCTGGCGCCCGTCGGGCTGACGCGCGTACGTCGGGACGGGGGGAAAAGACAATCCTGCCCGAAGGGGTATCGTTTAATCTCAGCCGTCCTTGTGTTTGGGGGGTTGTACCGAAGAAGAAGTGATTTTCTTAATGTAACACTACTACATgatttttttccctttttattttaacATCATTTTCCCTCTGGTTGTgctgttttttttagaaaaggaggatgaccccagtctttgcatctgggagatgcatgcgaccattttattgattactcctgaggaccttacaaagtagtacaacaatatgtctgaatccgcCATCTTAGCAACATCTGCTGCTACtcatatccatatgatgaaggggtgcaagctgggccaaatacccagacctctcacctaagcctgaCATCTAAAGCTGAAGGccctgaccgagccacataccgggtccggggcacaaacTGGTCTGACGCACTCACACGTGTCACCGCCATCATGTTCCAAAGGTTCATCTTCACAACAGATTGAGGTGacagccttggcaggtgcctccgccatcaACGCCATCATGACGCCAcacgacgacctccacctacgcgagtccatctccaagcagcggacgcagatccatgctaggatagggccgcaccaccgccgtcgcccaccacccataagcgccacccagccccaaggttcccaaagcggtgccttcaagaagggaatgaCGCCGTGagcgccagcgccgccgccgcccaacgaagttagggctttcgcccgggagacctagggggaggggatcagtccataccgacgcatccaaggaggggaacgacgCCCTCAGGCGTCGCCGTCGACGCGACCGGCCATGGCCAGCCAGGGATTTTGCCCGAACTAGATTCCCGCCACCAGCAACGCCTCTTGTACAGAACCGGTGACCCAAGGAAGCGCGGCCCGACCAGGCTAGCCCGCACGCCGAACAGGAACAGGGGAGGAGGGGATGCGCCAGATCGCGCGCACCGGCCATCGCAGAAGTCGCCGCCGACCGCCAACGACCACCGGATCCCGTCGCCCACGCGGTCCGGACACCAGATCCACCGCCTGCACGGCTGCTAGCTTGTCGTGCCTCGCCCATGGAGCCGCCACTCCAGATCCGGGGTTCCCCACGCAGAGGCAGGGCAGCCAAGGCCCCGCCCCACGatccttggcgccccgggcttgcccgaCGGCTGCCTCACGCGACGAcaaggaagggagggggagggagtgaggccggggggcggctagggttggaaGGGTTGGGAGGTTGGGAGGTGGAGTTCCGCCGCTGGATCTGCTGAGTCCCCTCTGGTTGTGTTGTTGCTCTCATATGTACTTCATAGCAAGATGTAGCTTATGCTTTTGTTAGAATGCCCTTGGGGCTGACATTATTGGGGAATCTTTTCTTGTCCAATCATTGGATAACTAAAGTAACATCAGTTAACATGTGCCGCTCAGCGGTTCGTGATGGTTTTCACCTTGTTTTCTATTTAATTAACTGAGTAATTCTCTTCTGCTTAACTAATGGATTAGGTAACTTTTTCGCCTCCGtttgaaaaaaataaagtaaTGACAGTTATTGGCTCATGTGTAAGATAATCTCTAGGTAGAAATTATTTTTGTTGCACTTCAGTTTGTTGGTGAGATGGAATTTGCCGTTCTATCATTGTATTCAAAGTTTCAAACTGATCATGTTTGATACAACGCAATTTATGTCGCAATACGTACTGTAGGAGTGAGATACCAGTTACCCAATTTGTTTGCTTGTAAGCAAGGACTCTAGCTTCCATTGCAACTGAGAGTCTTCCTGTCATCGTCATCGGAGTAGGAAAAGCGATGGATGATTAATTGTAAAGTCCCTAGAATGAAAATTAGGGGCACTGAAAAGATGAAATTTTAAACTAAACTAAATTAAACTAAAGTCCATAGTTTAAAAATATAAAATACCTCATAATATTAGTACTAGTCAGTACCAGTATGGTCAGTACCATGTTTTCTTTTGAATGAAAAATGAAAAACCTATGTCATCCAAGATGATGTTTCTTACCCAGGAACTAGACTAAAAAGTCTCTTTTAGTTTCTAGGTAAAGAAATAGGAGGGACTTTTTCTTAAAAGACTACAAAAAGACTTTATTAAAAGAACTTTTTTCTTTAGTCGCTGAGACTAAGAAAAAATTAGTCCGTGGGAAAGAAACACCACCCAAATCCCCAGACAAGCTGGGAATCCATCTCCACGGTAGGACTTCTCCTGGACGCCGTCCCGTCCGGTACCTTTCtctccccctcttcctccccctccctcccagcCCCCCTGTCCTACCCAACGCTCCAATGCGGCACTAAGCGAAATCTCCCCCACAGAACGCCACCGCTGTGCCGCCGTGCCGCCCCGGCCGACGCCCACCCCGGCCGCCTCACCCCGCGCGTCGCCGTCCCCGTTCCGCAATCTCGGAGGTTGGATTTTTCAGGTACGATCCTTCCACCACCATCCATCTGATCGGTAGAAACCACCGAGCTTCCACTAATTTTGAGTTGTGCCCGTACGGCACCTGGATCCGCCCCTGTAATTATCCCGTTTCGTCGGCGACGAACCCTAGCATGCTTGCTTGGGTTGCTCTTATATCCCACCCTGTTTGTCGCGGAATTGTTTGTAGCACTTGGTTTTGTAAATTCTTTGGGGGTTCGACCGAGCCTCCATGCTCCTCCAAGTCAGGTCCCTGTCTCGgatcgagcgagcgagcgagcttgCACGCCCTTACAGACAAGCTCGCAAAACCCGCTGATTGCTGATTGCGTGTCGTAGCTTGGCTCACGGATCACTGGTCTGTAGTGACTAGTGAGGGCGCCACTTGCCACCAATCTTTATACGCCGTACATGTGTCATGTGTGTCCTCTTTGTGGATAGCGTGCCGAAGGTATCTGAATTGAGCCTTTAGTGGGATTGGAAAGTGAAGTGGCTTTGGTATTGATTCTGTTTTCTCGCGATGTAAATGCTCTTTATGAACTAGGCTTGCATGCCCAGTTGGATTTGATGCAGTTGATTTGATGGATGGGATTATTGTATTGTGTTCAACACCAGATAACTTGTTAATtactcccccccccccatctGAATTGATTGATGCAGAGAGGCTGCGTCAATTAATTTGGATCGGAGGGGGTATATTATTAACTCAAGAACTAAACATTTTGAATGGCTCACGCGTCTCCTACTAGATGGGTACAAGCTACTGTGATTACTTTTGGACGACGAGCCATAAATGGAATTTAACAAGTGCACATGTCCATCTATCGCTTGGTAGTGGGTTTACAAGGTTAAGACCCTGATCTGAGGTTACAAAACTTTTCTTGTGACATGGGGCATTCAGCAAGAGCATGACAGTAAGTCTATGACTAGTGGCGGAGCTAGGCAGGATCTTTTCTAATCTAAGCACCCCCTAAATTTTTGTTCTTCATGACTTTTACCaaggctggggggggggggggggggggggagggttgCCATGGCCCCTGCTGGCCTGAACGCGTAGCTCCGCCTCTTTCTGTGACTATGATAGACTTTCCTGTGGCTTCTGTTTGTTTTGTGGTACATGACTACTGTTTGCGCTCTTCTTGCTGTCTTCGTGAAGCAAATAGTGCTGCTCATGACTTGGCCAAGCTAAAGCTTCCTTTGCACACTGGTGAAGCTCTTTTATGGGACTATGATGTACCGGCACAGTTTGCTGACCATGTAAAGGGTGATTTGCCCAACCCACTTGGTAATAAAGCTCACCTTTACCCGTAAAAAATGTTTGTTTGCATCCATGCCCTCAAGAACGATGCTatacatttttttctttcttacgCATGTGGCATTTTAACAAATTGATTTCATGGAACCCACTGGCTTATTGTGACCAGCATAGGTATGAAGTTTTGaatggtgattcattgtgaatttTGTTTCTGGCTCCCCTGAGGTAGTAACCCCAGACATTCTTAGTGTTTGTGAAGTATGAGAACAGGGTTATGACTTGCGATGATAACATGGTATTGGCTTCTATTTGTCTACTCTAGCGCTGCAGCTTCAGGAGAATGTGTGATCATTTAAGCAACATATTCTGTAGGGTGTCGTTTCAGAATAGTACTGTGTCTTGCAAATGGGTTCCTAAGATACTGGTAGTATTTGACCAACATTTTACACTTTTAGTGTGGTGTAGCATGAGTCAGATAAATTTGAGTGTTAGATAATGTCTTCAATGTTTTGGTGATGCTGATTGTGTTTCTTGTATCTTGTTGATCACCATAGGTTTGTTTACATTATTGATGTTTGAAACCTATGCTTTAACTTCTGTGTTCTGTTTTATCAGCAGTTAGACATTGTTATatgcctttttttctttctttgtttcATGGTAGTTCTCTCAACAACTTATTTATTTATATGTGATTTTTTGACATGGACATGCAGTGCCAAACCGTGCAACTTAGTTGGGTGTCCTACAATGGAGCTTGACAGTCTAAGAGAGGCCTTTGACCGAGTTGTTGAAAAGCGCGTGTTGTCTTCTACAAAAGTTCAGGAAGCCATTGATCAGATAGTGAATGAAGTTAAGCAGGTAATATCCAAGATGCAGATGATGGACACAGATTCCATGGACAGTTGTGACCATTCATCCATCCTTGCAGAATTGAAGGCCAAGCTGAACGAAATGGTGACACTGAACCAACTTGAAGGCTGTCAAAAGGAATTGAATGTTGCACTGAGCAAATATCTCAAGGTTCTCGAGAAGTCTTTTAATACAGATGTATCAAAGGCATACAGAAATGTGGATTTTGAGGACAGCACAGTAAATAAGATAATAGCGAATCATTTCTATCGCCAGGGCCTCTTTGATCTCGGAGACTCCTTTGTCCATGAGTGCGGTGAATCAGACGAGACTTACCTGAAATTGCCATTCCAGGAGATGTATGGAATACTTGAAGCGATGAAAGCAAGAAACCTTGAGCCTGCGCTCACTTGGGCTGCCAATAACCATGATAAGCTGTTGCAGAATAGCTCAATGCTCGAGTTGAAGCTCCATTCTCTTCAGTTTGTTGAGATACTCACCAAAGGAAGGAGAGATGATGCTTTACAATATGCAAGGACTCACTTGGTGCCCTTTGCCTCCTTAAACAAGGCAGAGATCCAGAAGCTAATGGCTTGCCTGATCTGGGTTGACCGGCTTGAACAGTCCCCATATGCTGAGTTTGTCTCATCGACGCATTGGGAGAAGCTAGCCGAGGAGCTAATCCATCAGTTCTGCAGCCTCTTAGGTCAGCCTAGCGATAGCCCACTGAGTGTAACCGTATCAGCTGGTTTTCAAGGGCTACCAACCTTGTTGAAGCTAACCACGGTAATGGCTGCCAAGAAGCAGGAGTGGCAGACCATGAAACAGCTTCCAGTCCCCATAGACATCGGACCAGAGTTCCAGTACCACTCAGTCTTCGTATGCCCGGTGCTCCGGGAGCAGTCGAGCGACGAGAACCCTCCGATGCTGATGCCCTGTGGACACGCCGTATCAAAGCAGTCGATCACGAAGCTATCAAAGAGCAGCTCCAGACCTTTCAAGTGCCCTTACTGCCCCTCGGAGGCGGTAGCTTCGCAGTGCAAGCAGCTTCATTTCTAAGTGTTTCGTTTTTCCCAGATCAAATTCTGTTTGTACAAGCCCTTTCTTGGTGTTTCTGTTTCACCCATACGATAACTCTGCCTGTACTATAATCTTGTATCTTTATTTAATCCTGGGTGTTCATCTGTACAGTAGCAAATTCCAGTGTGTTGGAAATATCTCTTGGGACAGAATACAGAAATAAGTTTCACTGCTGGCTTAGTCTGTCGTTGGGATCCTGTATGTTCATGGTGTATTTGGTGATAAAGTCAGGTAGGTTGGTAAATTTTCTACACGTTTTTGTGCCAGACTGTTTAGTTACGGAGTACCAAACGCAAAATGATTGTCCTTGAAACCATGTTAGTATGTATGCAAGACAAACATGCATGTATTCGACATGGGAGATCATATCGTTTTCGCGAAAATTCTCACATAGTAACAGATTGTATATGAGGTTTCGAATTCCGTACAAAATCATAGGCCCTGATGCACAGATGAAATATGCAAAAAACCGCAAAACTACTTCGATTGCTGAGACCTAAGATGTTCAGAAGAGATAACGAGGCGATGATGCAGCTGACAGCAGCTTgccggtgccggtgccggtgctggtgctggtgtcgGAGCGCTGGAACGCCTCGGCCTGCCAATGCGCCGCCGTGTAGTTGCTCTCCAGATTGGTGAAGTTGTCGCCCATGCCCATGGGGTAGCCGTACCCAGATGGTAGCGTGTTCACGTAGTCGCCGCCGGTGCCGACCTCGGCGGAGCAGTGCTCAGGCGCCAGAGTGCCGTCAGCGAAGCCAGGGTAGTACCCAGGTGGCATGGCTGCCTCGCACACCTCGTCGGTATGCCACATGGTCAGACCGGGCCACTTGTAGTCAGCTGTGTCGAAGCCCGGCGCGAGCATCTTGTCGCCGCCGCTGACCGAGTAGTTGTAGCCAGCGTTGCCGAAGCCCGGCGCGAGCATCttgtcgccgccgccggccgagTAGTTGTAGCCAGCGTTGCCGAAGCCCGGCGCGAGCATCTTGTCGCCGCCGCCCGAGTAGTTGTAGCCAGCGTTGCCGAGGCCCAGCGCGAGCATCCCTTCGTCGCCGCCGCCCGAGTAGTTGCCGCTGGCGCATTGGAAGCCGCCGCACCCTGGTTGCATCTGGAAGCCATGTTCCCGTGGGAATTGCTCGAGTAGGCCGTCGTTGTTCCCGTCGTGATACGGCACCATCTGCAGCAGCTGGAAGCCCGCGGCGTCGGCCATGCCAACGGGGTCGCCTCCGGTCCAGGTCACGCCGCCACCGTGCCCGAGGAGATGCGGCATGACGATGTCGTCGGAAGAGTCCGGCGCGACCTGCTCACCGAGCGCGCCGTGGCCGTGGCCGCGGTCGGAAGGCAAGCCCAGCGCCTCCATCCTGTCCCCCGTGGCCCGCAGCGCCTCGTCGATGGCATCGAGCAGC harbors:
- the LOC123409735 gene encoding protein RMD5 homolog isoform X1, which produces MELDSLREAFDRVVEKRVLSSTKVQEAIDQIVNEVKQVISKMQMMDTDSMDSCDHSSILAELKAKLNEMVTLNQLEGCQKELNVALSKYLKVLEKSFNTDVSKAYRNVDFEDSTVNKIIANHFYRQGLFDLGDSFVHECGESDETYLKLPFQEMYGILEAMKARNLEPALTWAANNHDKLLQNSSMLELKLHSLQFVEILTKGRRDDALQYARTHLVPFASLNKAEIQKLMACLIWVDRLEQSPYAEFVSSTHWEKLAEELIHQFCSLLGQPSDSPLSVTVSAGFQGLPTLLKLTTVMAAKKQEWQTMKQLPVPIDIGPEFQYHSVFVCPVLREQSSDENPPMLMPCGHAVSKQSITKLSKSSSRPFKCPYCPSEAVASQCKQLHF
- the LOC123409735 gene encoding protein RMD5 homolog isoform X2; amino-acid sequence: MVTLNQLEGCQKELNVALSKYLKVLEKSFNTDVSKAYRNVDFEDSTVNKIIANHFYRQGLFDLGDSFVHECGESDETYLKLPFQEMYGILEAMKARNLEPALTWAANNHDKLLQNSSMLELKLHSLQFVEILTKGRRDDALQYARTHLVPFASLNKAEIQKLMACLIWVDRLEQSPYAEFVSSTHWEKLAEELIHQFCSLLGQPSDSPLSVTVSAGFQGLPTLLKLTTVMAAKKQEWQTMKQLPVPIDIGPEFQYHSVFVCPVLREQSSDENPPMLMPCGHAVSKQSITKLSKSSSRPFKCPYCPSEAVASQCKQLHF
- the LOC123409734 gene encoding uncharacterized protein LOC123409734; protein product: MPRRKVENAPARARTHAKKTKGLEKMALELATLCGVPVGLVCSGAGAGAPPLQWESEEGVLERYRRAVPPEARAGHTHRAYLETELAKRRAKLARARHGCPAALADWDEALNDMTLDDARELLDAIDEALRATGDRMEALGLPSDRGHGHGALGEQVAPDSSDDIVMPHLLGHGGGVTWTGGDPVGMADAAGFQLLQMVPYHDGNNDGLLEQFPREHGFQMQPGCGGFQCASGNYSGGGDEGMLALGLGNAGYNYSGGGDKMLAPGFGNAGYNYSAGGGDKMLAPGFGNAGYNYSVSGGDKMLAPGFDTADYKWPGLTMWHTDEVCEAAMPPGYYPGFADGTLAPEHCSAEVGTGGDYVNTLPSGYGYPMGMGDNFTNLESNYTAAHWQAEAFQRSDTSTSTGTGTGKLLSAASSPRYLF